The DNA region GGGATTCTTGctataaaacatttcttacttttatcattaaattactattgaacaatgttataatttttttcattttgaagtacaaattttgtgtttttaaattgctttgtaaagttttgttattttaaaattcaatttaccttTTAACGGCTTgataaatgtttctaatttttaatgatgttttttataatgaatgctTCTCCTTAATGTAAGGAAAactttgttctttaaatttttattgtttaatatattttagactGATGTTgcaagagaaatataaaaaatttccacagACTGAAATCAAAACAGAGTTGAATAAAGTAGAAGCATTGTCTGGTACCATTCAAGAGCGAATAAGGGACATTAACTCTATATGTTTGTCCTGTAAGTACTCTCCAATTCTTGCTTCTTTTTCTACCCAAAAATCtatgcaaatatatttcttttttaattaggtacttttttattttttatacattttaaaaaccagaacaatttacttattaactttttaaaaagctttattctACTACTCAAGATTTTAAGGCTCTTTAGGGGGGGATCCCACCCTGAGATGGTAAactattaatgtttttcttgaatttttttaagtaatagagACCATGCAGAGACtccttgtttttttatgttatttagctacaatttaagtctattttaaaaaattttcttttacaaaataataaaaaataagttggtgGCAGCTCCGTGTGGCTGGTCATATAAAAGTAGCACCTCACTGGCCTCATGGATTCTCCATGAAAGTCCTGAAACATAGGAAAAcgattttgtttagattttctgaaacataaagACATAATCTAAAAAGTAGCCTAGCGGTTTTTTGATATTCGCAAAATTTCCATAATGGcggcaacttaaaaaaaagttaagtttttcatttaaaaaatattcattaaaatactaatataaaatcgaaatataaaaatatcaaaaaaatcctattctactttctaaagaatatatttttacgtaatttgaaataaagaaaagcttATTTCAATGTATAGATTATGAGAAAAACGTTAGGCCAGGTCTAAAAACAGCGTTTTgataaaaactcatttaaagttttgactTATGGTAGGAGAAaacgtttaatttcatttgtataaTGGTCGATAAATGAAGTGTGTACAATAAGTTTCTATATACAGTCAACAGAATGGATGAAACACAAAAAGAATGTCGCCCCTCCTAATCCGGCCGAACGGGCCTTTCTACCTGCTTAGCGACGATTCTCTATTTTCCGGTATAACTTCCAAACGAAGTTAGGTACCGAGAAATCGTTTTAGACAGACTTTAGAAAGGGTACAaagattcaattaaatttgtaagtaaatttgaaaaaataaaaacatatttgattttatgtttgattaaaCATGTTTTGGCAAAAAATGCCAAGAACTgcatttttcactaattttaaaagataatcactctaaaaaataaaaaaaagagtgaatGTGTATCTCCAATGAAAATGAGTGCATGTCCATAGCTAGACAAcagtataaataatataagaaaccAAAACTTTGTTGCTGCTTTCTTCAGATAAACCACTTCATACATGTTTACTTTTAATGAGATGACCttgaacttttatattttgaagggAAGGTTTTTCTTAggattttaaattgcatagtaTTCATTTTCCATAGCCTACTTTAACATTAAGAACAAACTGATCAAAAAATTCGaggcatttttgaaaaataaagatagaatTTTGCAAActcacttgaaaaattttaattgattagatGTACAATACAAATTACGTATTGGCACATGCCTTATTTTTCGACTTGCCGAAATTGTAAACACATTTGTTAAGTCTAGGTTCAAGCTTTTATATTCCCCAGTCATAGAACAGTGCCGCCTGTTTTCGGAACAACATTTTAACTTCAGTTTTGGTCTTGTCGTCATGAAAGGTTCTATCAGACttatataaacttttcttttgctGCTATCTGTGCAGTATCCTTACTTTTTGAAATGCCTCAtacaattatcatttttttaaaatgtgtgtctgattttcaaaataattgcttttaaacattTGAGCTTTCTTTATCTTAGATTAGCTGAAGTTTTGAAATACTATTGTCATGCAtacttgattttaattaaaattgtgtgcaaaataatcaacttttctaattgttttttgtttagattcgaaatatgaatgaaaagtcAACTCTTCTGCATGCatgttattttcaaatctatttgGAAAAGAGGAAATGAAATCTGTGATATACATTtgttgtaaatataataaatatgttgatCGACtcttttatactgtttttataatttttttttatataaacctCTAATATCACCATACAAAAAGGGCTCAATTAATTTCTCTGATTTCTACACttataaatagcattttaaaaattattgtaaaattaacatttattcaaTTCAGATTATAcatcttaaaaactatttttattgagCACAACTGAAACAAACGTATCTTATTGATTGATGATTTCTGCTGCAATGAAACAGTGTaagaaaaaatagcttattcacacaaattttgattttaaatcttcGAAATTAACTTTATAATCAATAGTAATATCATGCCGTTGCTAACAGTAACACTCAATTCGACAGTTACAACTGATAGAACTGAGCATCAGTATGGGAACTGTTCACTGTTACGCATGCCTGATTATGATTTGTGTTTTCAACATTCTTTGCGAAGCCTGAGTGAAGGAACAAAGTTACAACTATATAAGATCAATAATTCTATATGGAAGCGAGTGATggaccaaaaagaaaaaaggcacTTATTTGCGAACATTAGATCTTGAGAAGTACAGAATTTTGGAGAACAAAATATGGTTAAGGTATGTAAAATCAAGCTAATGAGATTTCTTGGGCCTATCTATAAATACATCAACAGTAACAAAGTAGAAAATTAAACTTCCCACAATCCTGGTATAAAAGGAAATACAAACACACCATATACTAGATCAGAGATGCACAGTATATGACCCATGAGCCAAAAAACTTCGGCCCTTAAACTGTCCaaaatatgaaaggaaaaaaaatggtatcggaaaaaaaatttcagtcatGTTATGCAATTGTTCATAGCCTATTttagtgttttgaaattttaaccatttcattctataaattttattatggcAGTAATATCTTGTGAATCTGCCCAACTGTGTAtattagaaaagagaaaactacagaaaaaaatctagaaaaaaaagtttcaaaaattgaaagaaaataattgtaatttcaaGTATTAACAACTATAACATTAATCTGACATTGTATTCCATAACTTCGCCTTGATGAGTCACACCCGCAAAATGAGAattaaaagcaaacatttttcatcGGAAAGatcacacaaaatttttttacggcATGAACGATCAcggttgttgttgtagttcatttacgtcgcactagagctgcacaatgggctattggcgacggtcagaACGATCACGGAGTTAACGCATTGGTTACAATTCAAATAATCAGAAATTAtgtgtttcaataattttcattattgcaGCAAACGCATTTCgtcaataaatactaaataaaaatattccaattttaggtaaatcaaaaaattaggaTCCTTAAATAATTGAAGATCGAAATGGTTTAGGTGTCGCTCAATAGAACTCTCAACATATAACAACACCAACACTTCACATCCTTTCACTATTAGCAAGTGAAAAATCCCAGGTAGAGAAAGAGCTTCAATTTCTGTCTTGATTTagacacaaattaaaaaaattttaagttaggaaactaaATGACTAATACAAGCAAGAAAAGAGTTCATTGTCAGAaactagtaattttatcatgttcatgttaaatgtctttgaaaattaatatgcattttgttaatgcatAATACTAGGAACTTTCAacaataggaagaaaaaatttttttattattccgcatatcctaattatgataattttttacagtgcttaaaaggtgcttatttatttattattgttatttttttttttttttaatttggctacATACCCTGTTTTAAATTGtcataatattaaagaaaattgttgtaatattaaagaaaataatttaaatgttaccaAATTATATAcctactttaatatttttttctacttctgATTTATCGAAATATAATGGAGAAATACTTACATAACTTCATCATTAGAAAAACCATGAGACGAAATCCAAAAGCAAGGGTAGAAATGGTTTAGTTAGTGGAACTTAGGAAATCATCTATAATGaacattaaaagaaactgtctataatttttaattttgtaaaaataattttaagtgagcaaactggaaatttttaataattctataatttaattaacgCTATAGTGTGCTGAATCaacaatcttatttaaaaataatgttaacccaatatttaaatttcaaaaaaaaaaattgttaaaataggAATACAATCTGTGCGTCCCGCAGTTGACTGatcccagcagatcactgaagtcaatcATCACttgctgcggtcagtgtgcgggtgggtgaccacttggattagtcttcgtagggaccgagggtgtgcggtattggttctcgttaaacaGTTCGACCCCAAAGTGTTCGATTTCGCGGGCTGTTCGTCGGGCTAcaaaagcgggggtgccatcccctctgcagaggatcaaaattgtgatggcttgtcttcggatcatcctcagggatgtttcccagaccgtcgccgatagcccattgtgcatctctagtgcaacgtaaatgaacaacaacaacctgcgctattttcatttttataaaatacaacaaattattgtgttttatgaaaacaaaaggcTTAACAAACATGTTATTTAAGTACCAGAATgagacaaacaaaaaaaatttttttttcatgaacttttgaaaacttattttattttgctacttGTTTTACTAGAACTGCATAATAGACTATttgcgacggtctgggaaatatccctgaggatgatacGAAGATATGccttcataattttgatccacTGAGGGGTCCGCTTTACGAATCTTTTTAACCAATTCCATTGAATATATTTCCCAGGTAAGAGATTAAGCATTACGAGCATTGGAATCGAAATGCGCTACAgggccggccaggtggccgagtggttagcgtgcctcactgcgaagccaatggctgcgggttcgaatcttgCTCTGGACATGgatatttctctctctctctctgttgtcttctgatgtatgaatgtggcccaccctatgaacgggtatttgtggcagtgtggcgtgggtaatgttgctcgcctccgtgactttggttcgcaggtgcccactgggtaacgataaatgaACAACACTTCcagcatcttctaaggcgaagaacgaaagttcagtgcctgccgttattaaaaaaaatgggctACAGCTGGCATAGAGCAGAACCTTCTACCTATGGCAAGACTTATTcacatgctttcaccattagtgTAAAGAGTCATAGGAAAAGGAAGTTACGTTAGTTTAGTAAGTTAGtttctctctttatttttaaatagattaaaaactttcaagttGGAAACTATTTGGAACTAGAAACTACATTGAACATagttccaaagaaaaaaaaattatttttgacagttACATACGAATAATCGCTTTCTGTGagaatgttgttgttgttgttcatttacgtcgctctagacctgcacaatgggctattggagacggtctgggaaacatcccggaggatgatccgaagacatgccatcacaattttgatcctctgcagaggggatggcacccccgcttcgaaagcccaacgacctgcacccgaaatcgagcactttgcGGTAGAATCGTTTAAAGAGGACCCATACCAcataccctcggtccctacgcagaccaatccaagtggtcacccacccgcacgctgaccacagccagtgatgcttgacttcggtgatctgctgggaaccgtgtcttaaccatcagtccactgcgggacttctGTGAGAATGATTCTGTAGAGTGCGTCAGTGAATCACTTTCACGCACTACTGATGGCCGTCTGCGGTGAATAAAATTGTGATTAGTGTAATATATTCTGCCAAAAACCAATCAAGCGCCCtttcgttttttaattgttgatggTAAAAGTGCGTGAATTGTATTTAGTGTAAACGCtgctttgaaacaaaaaaatgagNagtcgagtactttacggtataacagtttaacgaggacccataccgcacaccctcggtccctacgcaggctgatccaagtagtcacccacccgcacactgaccgcagccagtgatgcttgacttcggtgatctgctgggagtcatgtcttaacgatcagtccactgcgggacttctGTGAGAATGATTCTGTGGAGTGCGTCAGCGAATCACTCACTACTGATGGCCGCCTGcggtgaataaaattttgattggtgTAATATATTCTGCCAAAAACCaagaaaggtatttttttttatcgttgatGGTAAAAGTGCGTGAATTGCATTAAGTGTAAAcgttgcctttaaaaaaaaaaaaaaagagtggaattttttttttttaaagaaacatttgtgCAAAAACTGGGTACATATTTCAGTATTTACAAAAGTCGGAACTGAAGTGAAGCGTATTACCTGAAAGTCTGCAAAAAAGATGGCTGTTCCACCGATTGAATTAGCTCCTCCGCTACGTGTATCTCCTTTTATTAGggtatattaattattatttttctttttttattctactatatattaattaactttatatggaaaaattaagatagtagttgattaatattttgtaaaatttatcatctCTGTCTTAGCACAACGATTTAGAGGTCATTCAACATATATTGTGAATAACTAGCTTTAAAATGACTAAAAGTGATTCGTAAAAATCGAATAATACTATTCTGTAAGCCTTTTATATCACACTGTCTGCAAATAATAAGTATTTCCAATTGTTGAGCGTTTTTTAGCCGTTGTAAGTAGAATGCTTATAGATATGACAAGATGTAAACAAcaagttatattttcttttttcttcctttatttcaTTCTCAGTCCGTtgtgttaaaatgaaataaccgATAATGTAATTGTATATTGAAAAACAAGAGTATGATAATTTTCCAGCTTCCGTAGTCCGCATTACTGGAGGTGTTAGACATTTACCGATAAGTACTTTACGCCGCGATGTAGACAAAcgtaagtataataaaattaaggattgctatttttttagcttCCATGTCAAACTGCTACAGTGACCGCCAGTAATAAGGTCACTGGATTATAAAATCAGctgctttttaaaatcatatcttTAAGAACGGAATCATCACAGTGTTGAAACATACACAAACCGTCGTTTGATAAAAATcatctttgttttataaaatcaaaattttaactattcacatgtttaaataaagaaatctgTGCTTTCTCATATCTGAACAATTAGAATCTTCTATTTTctcaagtttttgaaattatgtgaataataaatttcattctacTTTCTATGAGCATAATGAACAAAGTACCAAACAGGCgtggattatttttcttagaaaaattttagtgtgagagttataaaattaagaaactggAAGtgtaaagaaatcaaaataaaaattgaattataaattaagaaaaatattaaatgcctATCATCATTCATTGTTATAATCACCACTGTCAGTATGGTAAATCTGCCTTCATAGATGTCAGAAAAGTTATGAACTGAAaggctaagaaaaaaatattgaaagttaaaaaaactttgaacttGTTGAATCTCATCAAACAAATATGttaatcgtaaatttaaaaatgtgtctcATGTTCTGTTATAATCTGAATTTAGTAcacattcaatttaaaagttgtaattaaattagcttttaGTGTATCTGCaaagtataaatgaaaatttctcttCCTTCTTAATAGTGTTGATATTTTAGCTTATAAAATTGCATGTTTCCTGAACAAACAATGGGTGTGGGTTCTTCATTactgttttataatttcacattttattcttATCCTGTATTTATTACAAGATATTAATTTATCCAAATAAGAATCATTATTGGTAGAAAATTTAAGCTTTGCATTTAATGTGTTTGGATTCATTCACATTTGGTGAAGTTTACTTCTAAATATTCatgtaattaaatgtttgaaagaagtgttttttaggtaaacaatttcttaagatatttttctcataaaaaggCCTTGATTGCAAAAAACCTATTGCTTCTGTGATATGGATTACTTAGGGAAGTTTTCCATATCAATGTATGCatgcatgaaaataaatgcCAAGTTTTGGTGACAACTGGGGAGAAGTACATGGGATACTTCACAGAAGAAGATAGAATGGTATAACTAAAAGTCAGTCCCATGCAAGCTACaacattttcctttaaaaaaattttttcaagcatttaacCTTTTTACGTCTTAGTGATAGTAATTAGCATGGGTAGGTCCAATATAGAATTATCATCCCTATTAAgtacttatatttatatgttacaTACTGATTACCATAGTGCAAATAGTCCCTATTGGCACTATTAATTATCATTGACAACaaaaataggtaattttttaCAACCCTCCCAATGCAGATAAgtgtcacattttttaaaattatctaaaactaTTGACTGTATTATTTGCATGCTGTGGActgtaaatttaattctaattcaagAGATTGCACTGTTTCTCATCTTTTGAATAATGATCAATTGTTTTGCGAATTGTCATTCAGTCCAGAATAGAAAATCAATTCTTGAATTGGAAtggaatcttatttttttttaaaaataaattttctccttTACCTAATGATTagcagttaaataaatttgtattttaaaatatagctgATAATTTTGTACTTCTTTCTCTTAAATATGTGttctctctttaaaaataatctattgaaTGTTTTTTGGGCAATTCATTTATATCCTTTACTCTTTTTAGGCTTGCCGATATGGTGCCTTATTCACTGGAGTTGTTTATGGAACATTACGATTCAGTAAGATGTTATTTTAGTAGTTTCTGTCAGTTAAAATAATCAGTAgtagtaatgaaaataattatttggatttttttttaacatatacactgtaaaaagttttagtgTATCTAAACACTATTAAAATGGAGCAATTACTTCACACAAAAGTGGTGAAGTGatttttactttgtaattttgcTTGCAAGGTTTAAGTAGGAAACAgaagttaaagaatttttcgtATCTTTTTACTTTGCTCATTATGTTAGATCTGAATGATGCAAAATGCACGTAAAGTTCAATCCACACCTTACCCAAGCATCTGTAGAATTTTATTGTGTGGTATTTATGTTTTATCCAcaactttttccaaaaattttcaatgtagtAGGATTCTTTGTCTTACTGTATTaagattcattttttatgtttactactcataaaaagtctgatttgttttgaaaatgagaCATAACTGGATTTAGATTTTAGTCTTGCTTAAATGTAATAATCttccacatatttttttttttttaagcctttGTCTTAAGTTTGATCCACTTTTCCACAGCCTgagaataaaaggaaaacttaaatatttctcaattgtGAATTGTAGTGTCAGAAAAGATGAATTAATATCTTCATTTTGTCTTGTAACATAAGAGAAGGAATTGCCACATAACAGTTTCAAGTAATGTTTCCTAAATAATCGGAAGGTTGACTTTATTTTTGgtagtatgaaatttttaagctcgttttttttatagtttgttttgcttttaagattttaatgtataaacTTTCTATTGACAATAGTTAGAAATCTTATATGGGGAAAATAAAGAGGACTATTGGACAAACTGTATCATCTGCATACAGAATTGAGAATTATCAGACAATGTTACAAGGTGCTTGCATTTGAAACGTTAATCGAATACTGTTTGATGACAAGAATTAGCTATAGatcaaattttatactattaaagATGAGCTTTCAAGCTTtggattattttgaaatcattaattagAGTTCTTGTGTGGTATATCTTCCAATTCTATAAGATTTAAGTGAAGGTGATATTAGATTAGTCATCAATTATGACTGCAAGCAAACATAAGCTGCATAAAAATGTGTCAGACTTATGACTGAGGCTTTGGGTAAAGTCTACGGGTGTGAAGCAAGCGTTGAAAATATGTCCGAGCTACACCAAAGTTTAGATTACCATCAGATATACCTAAAAttcaagcataaaaaaaatatctccaaAAATCAATCTTTAAATGTTTAGTAGATGTAAAAAAGAAACCTAATCAATAGAATAAGCTAAAGAATCCTTCTGCATTGAAAATCATCTccatatatatttctcttacacggtgaCAAAAAataagcctcattacaactccccgaatggcaccgctagaaaatcgaccaatgattgccgctaaaaatgtcacatgccaaatctagctcaggtggctcaacatatagcgtttttaaaaacagaaactgaaataaccagggagagcataagctaggcagaagtgagtactctttgtcgatagatctctatattttagtattttgttgaaagcgttttttttttctttgcaaatttatatattacgaatttatgtgacaattttttatttatgtcatgaatttatttgttttactagaatttatttgtttatgcagatTTTTCCAtagcaattcattttttttttcaatttttattaggcttaattatagccaaaattttaacctttttaaagagatatcagctttagaaattttatcttaagattttatactatagcacatttctaataggtttaacgaattacatatcattcatttgaatacaaatttattttaatgacttagtatttaccataaatatgtaattttttttttaaaaaaaaggttgttatatgaatttgaatgattgttttgaaattttagaattttgtgcatttacaatgcacctaagttagtagcgagcgaagcgNtgtcatttatttgaatacaaatttattttaatgacttagtatttaccaaaaagatgtaattttttttttaaaaaaaggttgtgaaaggatttgaatgattgttttgaaattttagaattttgtgcatttgcaatgtacctaagtcagtagcgagcgaagcgatcttggtttgcaaagcaaaccatataagattgcgtagcaattttcgggggttggcgagcattagcgagcagggggcgcagcccactagttgtaaatattatgtaaatatcacacgaaaaatgttttttaaatttatgaataaaccttcaaataattctatttttgccTCTTTATTTACACCaatgttataattatattcacagtttttgtatcttaaacaatgagatgttttttttttatagaatatttgaaaaggaaagaaacaaaGATAAGAGATTATAACCAGAAACAAAAAGCAATTCTAAATGCTAAACTGgaggaagaaaataaagctGCCACGAGGAGTGAGTTTCTCTCTTTGTATAACTTATCTGTACTCACtgtttaatgtttatataaattttgagaatgttATATTACGTATGTTTCTCATGAACCAGCTAGTTCAGTGtggcttaattttatttattaataatataatgggCCACCACAATTTTGCTAGATATTAAAAACTAAGAGTTCTAAAGAACCATGACTGCTAAAGTTTCACTTAAGAGCACAGgtctttatttagaattatattaataattctaaGCATTCTAAATTTTCGATAACTTccaagttttgaaaaaagaaaagaatctaTGATATTGAACAGTTGATAATTTTGATACCTCTTTATATTAATATGCCCATTTTTCCTCAAGTAAAATCAGCTTTGTAATTTGGTACttagaatgattttaattttcaccaaaGAATTTAGTACCCTAAAAAAAGTGTCATAAGTTTTTCTTATGCCTCTCGTTTTTAGCATAATAGAAAAGAGAATAGTTGCTAGAGAACTATTAATAGATGTTCtattaaattaggttttactaTGTTCATTTGAGCAAAATATTGAAGTACtgcagttattttaatttcttaagaaattcattgcatttatttttcttctcaattgTTGCTTTGTAGTATTCATAATATATTAAGTATAGCTTTGAAATatatactgttatttaaattagattccAACtctaaactgttaaaaaaattgttttaatatttgatatatctTTTCCACTTGTTTTGGAAGAAACCTATTTAGGCAATTCCATGATACAAATGattacataacaaaaaaataaacatttaatatcatTCCTCTAACAACAAATTTCTTagcttcttattttaactattttgacataaaataaaaatttgtagtttttaagtACAGTGAAATCTCTCAAGAGCGATCACTCTccgttccacagtaaaatggttgTTGATTCAGGCTGGTTGTTCGTAGgggttacctccattgacttcaaaattgttatcaaaGGTACACGATttttgcaaacgattttaattatAGTCGTTGTGTTTTCTTGGTGCACCACTTCCGTTGGCGCTGTGAAAAGACGAatccagaaataaaatttagcgtctATAAAAACTATcccaatttatataattataagtaaaaacaaattaaccaactaagaacaatatattttttttaaaagtttgcatttaatattatatcttaaaaattagctttaaaagatgagaagaggtttgtttgagatgccttgttttttctaaaatagctttttttcctaatttaactgtcaactataaaagtaaatcattgatagcaatATCTTTGGTGCACTTCGACTGCATGAGGCTGTatcgtcaaaaagagctctcCGAATAAGTGcctcacaaatattttgaatata from Parasteatoda tepidariorum isolate YZ-2023 chromosome 2, CAS_Ptep_4.0, whole genome shotgun sequence includes:
- the LOC107443309 gene encoding ATP synthase subunit e, mitochondrial, giving the protein MAVPPIELAPPLRVSPFIRACRYGALFTGVVYGTLRFKYLKRKETKIRDYNQKQKAILNAKLEEENKAATRKEMLYLAEQCNVTPPPGF